The DNA window GCGCGAGTCCCGCCGCATCTCTTCTCGCATGGCCTGATTGAGGGCTTCCCGATAGGACAACACCATAGAGATTCCTACTCCTCCTCCATGACATCGGCATGCAGGCTCGAAAGATCGGGAAAGGGGCTTTCGTCGGCAAACTTCACCGCTGCCGCCACCACGTCACCGACCTCTTGTTCGAGTTGCTTGAAGTCGGCCTCCCCGCATTGCGCCCGGCTCAGCATCGTTTCCTTGAGCACCGCCAGGGGATCGCGCTTGCGATATTCCTCCACTTCCTCTTTGCTCCGATAGTGGCCGTGTGAGGGATCGGCCATCGAATGGCCCATGAACCGATAGGTCATCGCTTCAATGAAATACGGCCCCTGCCCCGCTCGAGCCTGATCTACCACCGTGCGCATCAAGGCTCGCACGGCCAGCACATCCATGCCGTCCACACGCTCGGCTGTAATGCCATAGGAACGCGCGGCCTCCGCCACGTTCTCATACAAGGCCACGGCCCGATGCACGGGCGTCCCCATGCCATATCGATTATTCTCACAGATAAAAATCACCGGCAGTTTCCACAGCGCCGCCAGATTAAACGCTTCATGCGCCTGCCCGCTCGGCACAGCGCCTTCGCCGAAGAAACAGACGGTGACCAGATCCTGTTTTTGATATTTTGACGCGAAGGCTAATCCCGCGGCCAATGGAATATGCCCGCCGACGATCGCGTAGCCGCCCATGAAACGCTTCGGCAAATCCACCAGATGCATGGAGCCGCCCTTGCCGTGACACAACCCGGTCGCCTTGCCGAAGAGTTCGGCCATCACCTTGCCCGGATCAGACCCGCGCGCAAGACAATGCCCGTGGTCGCGGTAGGCGCTGATCACATAATCCTCCGGCCGGAGGGCAGCGATGGCGCCCACGGCAATCGCTTCTTCGCCGATGTAGAGATGAAGAAATCCCGCGATCTTGGCGAGTGCGTACATCTCGGCCGATTT is part of the Nitrospira sp. genome and encodes:
- the pdhA gene encoding pyruvate dehydrogenase (acetyl-transferring) E1 component subunit alpha, producing MTDMDKADLRSLYRQMLLIRRFEEKSAEMYALAKIAGFLHLYIGEEAIAVGAIAALRPEDYVISAYRDHGHCLARGSDPGKVMAELFGKATGLCHGKGGSMHLVDLPKRFMGGYAIVGGHIPLAAGLAFASKYQKQDLVTVCFFGEGAVPSGQAHEAFNLAALWKLPVIFICENNRYGMGTPVHRAVALYENVAEAARSYGITAERVDGMDVLAVRALMRTVVDQARAGQGPYFIEAMTYRFMGHSMADPSHGHYRSKEEVEEYRKRDPLAVLKETMLSRAQCGEADFKQLEQEVGDVVAAAVKFADESPFPDLSSLHADVMEEE